One part of the Nostoc sp. PCC 7120 = FACHB-418 genome encodes these proteins:
- a CDS encoding TonB-dependent siderophore receptor — protein MMKRQPQLLMGLWLAGVFIAVQPAWGSIPTLLSERGLTSTNSQGLLSQASAPQSPILVNGVRIDTKDKVIEVILETKQGEQLQVANSSSGNSLIVNITNAQLNLPSGNTFRQERPLAGITEVTVVNQDSNTIRITVTGEVGTPTYELFDSDAGLIFGVTPVLPSASQPETPQQPPEEKPTTETPTAQPTAETDAPIELVVTGEQDTYRVREATTATKLDVPLRDVPASVQVIPKEVIQDRQVIRLNELADNVSGVRPQETYGGLASQGYFIRGFSTGFETLRDGFRDFGFISPRDVANIELVEFLKGPASVLYGSATSPGGVVNTITKKPLADPFYQINGTIGNNDFYRSSIDFSGPLLENRAALYRINAAYENARSFRDFVENESTFIAPIITVKAGERTNLTFGYEYQKYDYTFERGFPSNNKVVFDLPINRFLGEPNLNRGEFKSNNFTYTLESEFGYNNNWKFRQAFNVINVSGNTKGAQPDEINADGQTVARGYRNVDEAQNNLSFQNEISGKFNTGSIVHNMLVGLELSYYKYSYDFLSGSIGDLDIFNPVYGAPAPTDLSRSNEEYGGDTIAVYFQNLVELTPQIKLLAGGRFDTVDSVYRDVETGTVYDETSDSKFSPRLGLVYQPTDSTSIYASWTNSFNPQIFGKTRNNEPFKPETAEQFEVGIKQEFLNKRLSATLAYFDITKKNVLTTDPEDDNFSIQTGEQKSRGVELDVVGEILPGWKIIGTYTYTDANISQDNNSSLVNNRLVGVPYNSASLWTTYELQQGNLQGLGLGLGVVYVGEREASLPNNLKIPSYVRTDASIFYKRDNWRAALNFKNLFDTKYYESQSFFIVPAAPFTVLGTVSFEF, from the coding sequence ATGATGAAGAGACAACCGCAATTATTGATGGGTTTATGGCTAGCAGGGGTATTTATTGCAGTACAACCGGCTTGGGGGAGTATTCCCACTCTCTTGTCTGAACGTGGTCTTACCTCGACAAATTCTCAAGGATTACTATCTCAAGCATCAGCGCCTCAATCTCCAATTCTTGTCAATGGAGTGCGGATTGATACTAAAGATAAAGTTATCGAAGTAATTTTAGAGACTAAGCAAGGCGAACAATTACAAGTAGCAAATAGCAGTTCAGGTAATAGCTTAATTGTTAATATTACTAATGCTCAACTGAATTTGCCATCAGGAAATACATTCCGGCAAGAAAGACCTCTTGCGGGTATTACTGAAGTTACAGTTGTCAACCAAGACAGTAACACTATCAGAATCACTGTCACGGGAGAAGTGGGAACACCTACTTATGAACTATTTGATAGCGATGCAGGTTTAATATTTGGCGTGACACCTGTATTACCTTCCGCATCTCAACCAGAAACACCACAACAGCCACCGGAGGAAAAACCAACTACAGAAACTCCCACAGCACAGCCAACAGCTGAAACTGATGCACCTATTGAACTGGTAGTTACAGGTGAACAAGATACCTATCGAGTCAGGGAAGCAACAACAGCCACAAAATTGGATGTACCTCTGCGGGATGTTCCAGCATCGGTACAGGTCATACCCAAAGAAGTCATTCAAGACCGCCAAGTAATCAGACTTAATGAACTAGCAGATAATGTCAGTGGTGTACGTCCTCAAGAAACCTATGGTGGACTCGCATCTCAAGGTTATTTTATTCGCGGTTTTTCTACGGGTTTTGAAACCCTACGTGATGGCTTTAGAGATTTTGGTTTTATCAGTCCCCGTGATGTCGCTAATATTGAGCTTGTAGAATTTCTCAAAGGCCCTGCATCAGTTTTGTATGGAAGTGCTACTAGTCCTGGTGGTGTTGTTAACACAATCACCAAAAAGCCACTAGCCGACCCCTTCTATCAAATTAACGGTACCATCGGTAATAACGACTTTTATCGCTCATCAATTGATTTTTCTGGCCCCCTATTAGAAAATCGCGCGGCACTCTACCGTATTAATGCAGCTTACGAAAATGCGAGGAGTTTCCGCGACTTTGTAGAAAATGAAAGCACTTTTATTGCTCCAATCATTACCGTCAAGGCTGGAGAAAGGACAAATCTTACTTTTGGTTATGAATACCAAAAGTATGACTACACTTTTGAACGGGGTTTTCCTTCCAATAATAAAGTAGTTTTTGATCTGCCCATCAACCGCTTTTTAGGTGAACCTAATCTCAACCGAGGTGAATTCAAATCTAATAATTTCACCTATACTTTAGAAAGTGAATTTGGTTACAACAATAACTGGAAATTTCGCCAAGCCTTTAATGTCATTAACGTTAGTGGTAATACCAAAGGAGCGCAACCAGACGAAATCAATGCCGATGGACAGACGGTAGCGAGGGGATATCGAAATGTTGATGAAGCCCAGAATAATCTGTCATTTCAAAATGAAATTAGTGGCAAATTTAATACTGGTTCAATTGTCCATAATATGCTCGTGGGATTGGAGTTATCCTATTACAAATACAGCTACGACTTTTTGAGTGGCAGCATTGGCGATTTAGATATTTTCAACCCGGTGTATGGCGCACCAGCACCTACGGATCTTAGCAGGTCTAATGAAGAATATGGTGGAGATACTATTGCAGTCTATTTCCAGAATTTAGTGGAACTAACACCACAAATAAAATTACTTGCTGGTGGTCGTTTTGATACTGTTGATTCAGTTTATCGAGATGTAGAAACAGGTACAGTCTATGATGAGACTTCAGACTCTAAGTTTTCGCCAAGACTAGGGTTAGTTTATCAACCTACTGATTCCACCTCAATTTATGCTAGTTGGACAAATTCCTTCAACCCACAAATATTTGGCAAGACTCGCAATAATGAGCCTTTTAAACCGGAAACGGCAGAGCAATTTGAAGTAGGAATTAAGCAGGAATTTTTGAATAAGCGTCTGTCAGCAACTTTAGCTTATTTTGACATTACCAAGAAGAATGTTTTAACAACAGATCCTGAAGATGATAACTTTAGCATTCAAACAGGGGAACAAAAAAGTCGAGGTGTAGAGTTAGATGTTGTTGGGGAAATTCTCCCTGGCTGGAAAATTATTGGCACGTATACTTACACAGATGCCAACATCAGCCAAGATAATAACTCATCATTAGTTAATAATAGGTTAGTTGGTGTACCTTACAACAGTGCGAGTTTATGGACTACCTATGAACTGCAACAAGGTAACTTGCAGGGTTTAGGATTAGGACTTGGTGTTGTTTACGTTGGCGAACGAGAGGCGAGTTTACCCAATAATCTGAAAATTCCTTCTTATGTGAGAACCGATGCAAGTATTTTCTATAAACGAGATAATTGGCGTGCTGCTCTCAATTTTAAGAATCTTTTCGATACGAAATACTACGAGTCTCAAAGCTTTTTCATTGTTCCCGCAGCACCTTTTACTGTTTTAGGAACTGTGTCTTTTGAATTTTGA
- a CDS encoding helix-turn-helix transcriptional regulator produces the protein MASIISLADYQELWRERNQNTRQPDPSDPSDIINICPKRFGSGYERWIELREISLLIIDTEFQHDLVIEKNVSDSFLDGLEFGFHLLGHWNNINAGKNFFQSGAFHQNKESEFLRSQRLLKVDIHPESPELIQSFMTGGLNSISPQILQKLIKTSQESYFQIDHTTPEMRVALEHIINCPFIGLTKKIYLESKCLELIALKLEQLATKENNSKTTSTLKEDDIDRIHYAKEILTQNLDNPPSLLELARQVGLNDYKLKLGFRQVLGTTAFSYLYQQRMEKARLLLLEGQMNVKEVARAVGYANQSRFATAFRKQFGTNPKTYDLLLRA, from the coding sequence ATGGCGAGTATTATTTCACTGGCAGATTACCAAGAATTGTGGAGAGAACGCAATCAAAACACTAGACAACCAGACCCATCAGACCCATCTGATATTATTAATATATGCCCTAAACGATTTGGCAGTGGATACGAACGTTGGATTGAACTACGGGAAATTAGTTTACTAATTATAGATACTGAATTTCAGCATGATTTAGTTATAGAAAAAAACGTTTCAGATAGTTTCCTTGATGGTTTGGAATTTGGATTTCACCTATTAGGGCATTGGAATAATATTAATGCCGGAAAAAATTTCTTTCAAAGTGGTGCTTTCCACCAGAATAAGGAATCAGAATTTTTGCGATCGCAACGACTATTAAAAGTAGATATACATCCCGAATCCCCTGAATTAATTCAGAGTTTTATGACAGGTGGCTTAAATTCTATCTCGCCGCAAATCCTACAAAAGCTCATCAAAACCAGTCAAGAGTCTTATTTTCAAATTGATCATACCACTCCAGAAATGCGCGTTGCTCTGGAACATATTATCAATTGTCCATTTATAGGTTTAACCAAAAAAATTTATTTAGAGAGTAAATGTTTAGAGTTAATTGCCTTGAAACTGGAACAATTAGCCACCAAGGAAAATAATTCTAAAACAACCTCTACCTTAAAGGAAGATGATATCGATAGAATTCATTATGCCAAAGAAATCTTAACTCAAAATCTCGATAATCCCCCTTCTTTACTAGAACTAGCTAGACAAGTAGGATTAAACGACTACAAACTCAAACTGGGCTTTCGCCAAGTCTTGGGTACAACTGCATTTAGCTACTTATACCAACAACGGATGGAAAAAGCACGCCTATTACTTTTAGAAGGTCAAATGAATGTCAAAGAAGTAGCGCGTGCTGTTGGCTACGCCAATCAAAGTCGCTTTGCTACAGCTTTTCGTAAACAGTTCGGCACAAATCCTAAAACCTATGATTTGTTACTGAGAGCTTGA
- a CDS encoding serine/threonine protein kinase has protein sequence MNKSLPTHFQESIYQELLPSLQIESVNPRNLIQVTYVPQPWLLLGKGNYAAVVYHPDYPDFVVKIYAPKRPGYEEEVEVYHRLGSHPAFSECLYAQDAFLVLKRLYGTTLYDCMHLGLPIPKQVIRDIDDALEYAQSRGLYPHDVHGRNVIMHEGRGLVVDISDFLHQEPCSKWNNLKKAYYWLYLPILRPLRLRVPYSALDWIRKFYRLGTSCKQLCSQLAPKLNCFKYLRRY, from the coding sequence ATGAACAAATCACTACCAACCCATTTTCAAGAAAGCATTTATCAAGAACTACTACCTAGTTTACAAATTGAAAGCGTCAATCCGCGTAACCTAATTCAGGTCACTTATGTTCCCCAACCTTGGCTGCTGCTAGGCAAAGGAAATTACGCAGCAGTAGTCTATCACCCTGATTACCCTGACTTTGTAGTCAAAATTTATGCTCCAAAACGGCCAGGCTATGAAGAAGAAGTAGAAGTTTATCATCGTTTAGGTTCTCACCCGGCATTTTCTGAGTGCTTGTATGCCCAAGATGCCTTTTTAGTCTTGAAACGTCTTTACGGCACAACACTCTACGATTGTATGCACTTGGGTTTACCGATTCCCAAACAGGTCATCAGGGATATTGATGACGCTCTTGAATATGCTCAAAGTCGTGGACTTTACCCTCATGATGTCCACGGTCGTAATGTCATCATGCACGAAGGTAGAGGATTAGTCGTAGACATTTCCGATTTCCTGCATCAAGAACCTTGCTCAAAATGGAATAATCTCAAAAAGGCGTATTACTGGTTATATCTGCCCATATTACGCCCACTTCGACTGCGCGTGCCATACTCTGCTTTAGATTGGATTCGCAAATTTTACCGTTTAGGAACTTCATGCAAACAGTTATGTAGTCAACTAGCCCCAAAATTAAACTGTTTCAAGTATTTAAGACGTTATTGA
- a CDS encoding PAS domain S-box protein has translation MNQRSPLTILLIDDCAEDREIYRLFLQQDRLHTYEIFQFETAQEAMAWCEQQTPDVILLDYLLPDHDGLEFLQKLREHLNNNQSAVIMLTGQGDESVAVCAMKNGAQDYLVKNSLTPETLQSTIHYAVERMLLTRQLEKSRQQQQLMVAIALIIRQSLKLEDILSVTVAEVRQFLQADRVLIYQFQPDMSGIVVAESILPGWIATKGAQIEDKCFQDSAGHNHQLKKRAINDIYQAGLTNCYLELLEQFQVKATLIVPIMVTNKSWGLLIAHQCAAPHHWQSFELDLLEQLAVQIAIAIQQASAYEQIQTELQERKRVEATLRESEQRFRQMADTAPVLIWMSGLDKLCYYFNKTWLDFTGKTLEKEVGDGWVQGVHPDDLKDCLDTYVNAFDARQNFQMEYRLKRFDGQYCWILDTGTPRFTTEGVFLGYIGSCVDISERKQTEAALQQNEERLTMALDAACMGNWEWNIQTGGIHWSENLEKLFGMVPGTFNGHFEMVVSLIHPDDRERVLQSINCAVYNREDYNIEFRFIKLDGTPRWALSRGKVFYDQNGNPLRMSGIDFDITERKQAESALQESEARFQAFMNNSPSASWITDDHGRMLYLSQTYVRTFQLPFDKVEDVTGKTVFELYTPEVAQPFLDNIHRVAQTQQILETIEKAPRLDGTLGDFLVYKFPLPATTGELFIGGVAVDISDKIRAEQALQKLNQELEARVAERTAALRESEERWHLALRGSNDGIWDRNITTNEVFFSIRWEEMLGFSSEELGRNRESWLSRIHPDDHDRIMKAIADHLAHKTPFFQEEYRLQRKDGSYIWILDRGQALWDESGNAIRMSGSATDITKRKETEAQLLTVSELQQAILSSIDYAVISTNSEGIIQTFNLAAQKMLGYSADEVIGKLTPNIFHEPEELKQRMNELKQEMGREVTPEDFLVKTQQDSDELEWTFIRKDGSRFPVALSVKPMFNQEGKPIGGVGIAKDITQQKQIEAQLRKNTSTLAAAQRIAHLGSWELDLSTQNLIWSQEVFRIFGHHPESGTPSYDEMLDCIHPDDRNYHDVVLHQAITQRQAYELEYRFYRADGSLGYLLSRGEVILNTHGQPYQLISTILDITERKQTEEKLRNLSDRLTLAVSSANLGIWDWDMIQEAEWDNRMYELYDLQGFENKVKSQDWIDRLHPDDRDEAMMAFEDAIKGVREFDTEFRIVLKNGGIRFIKASALVQRNEWGEPLRMVGINYDITERKQVEAALRESEKRYATLTEAAPVAIFRLDTASNCIYVNERWSLMTGKPTQAALQKGWLENIHEEDRYHLVVDCSGPCGKQCSSFETCRREVRYVRPDGSITWFYIQIVPETDLNGNILGYIGSLTDITARKKIESEVIHHRDLREAIFNESADALFLVDIDTQLIFDCNDRAVDLFEVDNKEELLNIQGNTLQRYQFTPEQLGEITQELNQKSWWSREIEYATRKGNFFWGNLAAKQITVAGQGINLVRLSDISDRKQAVEQIQRSLDEKETLLKEIHHRVKNNLQIISSLLRMQSRRSFDETTLLLFTESQNRVQSMALIHEQLYQSADINQINFSDYIKNLTDSLFRCYGVSQKNIMINIETNSIKLDLDNAIPCGLIINELVSNCLKYAFPEQKQGNKIIISLETVPGNQLTLLVKDNGIGIPETLDWENANSLGLRIVKNLVRQIKGKILLERDRGTTFSIRFPQ, from the coding sequence ATGAATCAACGCTCCCCTCTAACCATTTTGCTGATTGATGATTGCGCCGAAGATCGGGAGATATATCGTTTGTTTTTGCAGCAGGATAGATTACATACCTACGAGATTTTTCAATTTGAGACAGCACAAGAGGCAATGGCATGGTGTGAGCAACAGACACCAGATGTGATTTTGCTGGATTATTTACTGCCGGATCACGATGGATTAGAGTTTTTGCAAAAACTAAGAGAACACCTAAATAATAACCAATCTGCTGTGATTATGCTCACAGGACAAGGTGACGAAAGTGTCGCTGTCTGTGCTATGAAAAATGGCGCTCAAGATTATTTGGTGAAAAATTCTCTGACACCGGAAACCTTACAAAGTACAATTCATTATGCTGTAGAACGGATGCTGCTGACAAGACAGTTAGAAAAAAGTCGGCAACAGCAACAGCTAATGGTGGCGATCGCTTTAATAATTAGGCAATCCCTGAAGCTAGAAGATATTTTGAGTGTCACAGTCGCGGAAGTGCGCCAGTTTTTGCAAGCAGACCGGGTACTAATCTATCAATTTCAACCCGATATGAGTGGAATTGTGGTCGCAGAGTCTATACTTCCCGGTTGGATAGCGACGAAAGGAGCGCAAATTGAAGATAAGTGCTTTCAAGATAGTGCAGGACATAACCATCAACTAAAAAAACGAGCGATTAATGATATTTATCAGGCAGGCTTAACGAACTGTTATTTAGAACTACTAGAGCAGTTTCAAGTTAAAGCCACTCTGATAGTACCCATTATGGTGACAAATAAATCATGGGGATTATTAATTGCTCACCAATGTGCTGCACCCCATCATTGGCAGTCATTTGAACTGGACTTATTGGAGCAGTTGGCGGTGCAGATAGCGATCGCAATTCAGCAAGCCAGTGCCTATGAGCAAATACAGACGGAACTACAAGAACGAAAACGAGTAGAAGCAACTCTCCGCGAGAGCGAACAACGGTTTCGCCAGATGGCTGATACGGCTCCCGTACTGATTTGGATGTCGGGACTCGATAAACTTTGCTACTACTTCAATAAAACCTGGTTAGATTTTACTGGCAAAACCTTAGAAAAAGAAGTAGGTGATGGTTGGGTTCAAGGAGTGCATCCCGATGACTTAAAAGATTGCTTAGACACTTACGTCAATGCCTTTGATGCCCGCCAAAATTTTCAAATGGAATATCGGCTCAAACGCTTTGATGGACAATATTGTTGGATTTTGGATACAGGCACTCCCCGTTTCACCACGGAAGGAGTGTTTCTGGGTTATATCGGTTCCTGTGTAGATATTAGCGAACGGAAGCAAACAGAAGCTGCTCTACAGCAGAACGAAGAGCGATTAACTATGGCTCTAGATGCTGCGTGTATGGGTAACTGGGAATGGAATATTCAAACAGGTGGAATTCACTGGTCGGAGAATTTGGAAAAACTATTTGGCATGGTTCCGGGAACCTTCAATGGTCATTTTGAAATGGTTGTGTCGCTGATACACCCAGATGATCGAGAGAGGGTTTTACAATCCATTAATTGTGCTGTCTACAACAGAGAAGATTACAACATCGAATTTCGCTTTATTAAACTTGATGGTACGCCACGTTGGGCGCTCAGTAGAGGTAAAGTTTTCTACGACCAAAACGGTAACCCTCTGCGGATGAGTGGTATAGATTTTGATATCACAGAACGCAAACAGGCGGAGTCTGCCCTGCAAGAGAGTGAAGCGCGGTTTCAGGCTTTTATGAATAACAGCCCCTCAGCTTCCTGGATTACCGATGACCACGGCCGAATGCTTTATCTAAGCCAGACCTATGTCCGTACCTTTCAACTGCCATTTGACAAGGTAGAGGATGTGACGGGCAAAACAGTTTTTGAGCTTTATACCCCAGAAGTAGCCCAGCCGTTTTTGGATAATATTCACCGGGTAGCACAAACGCAACAAATCCTCGAAACCATTGAAAAAGCTCCCAGATTGGATGGTACGTTGGGGGATTTTTTAGTCTATAAATTCCCCTTACCTGCAACTACGGGGGAATTATTTATTGGTGGTGTAGCAGTTGATATTAGCGATAAAATTCGGGCAGAACAGGCATTACAAAAACTTAATCAAGAACTGGAAGCGAGAGTTGCAGAACGCACTGCCGCTTTAAGGGAAAGTGAAGAACGCTGGCATTTGGCACTAAGAGGCAGCAATGATGGCATCTGGGACAGAAACATCACAACTAATGAAGTTTTCTTCTCAATTCGATGGGAAGAAATGTTGGGCTTTAGCAGTGAGGAACTGGGGCGAAATCGAGAATCATGGTTAAGCCGGATTCATCCTGATGATCACGATCGCATTATGAAGGCGATCGCCGACCATTTAGCCCACAAAACACCCTTTTTCCAAGAAGAATATCGGCTACAGCGCAAAGATGGCTCCTATATATGGATATTAGATCGGGGTCAGGCTTTATGGGATGAATCAGGCAATGCTATTCGCATGAGCGGCTCGGCAACAGATATTACTAAACGCAAGGAAACAGAAGCTCAGTTATTAACCGTTTCCGAATTGCAACAAGCGATTCTTTCAAGCATCGATTATGCAGTCATTTCTACCAATTCCGAGGGCATAATTCAAACTTTTAACCTTGCTGCTCAAAAGATGTTGGGTTACTCAGCCGATGAGGTGATTGGTAAGTTAACACCAAACATTTTTCATGAGCCAGAGGAACTCAAACAACGGATGAATGAACTCAAACAAGAGATGGGTAGAGAAGTTACCCCTGAGGATTTCCTGGTCAAAACCCAGCAAGATAGTGATGAATTAGAATGGACTTTTATTCGTAAAGATGGTTCGCGTTTCCCTGTTGCTCTCTCGGTTAAACCCATGTTTAATCAAGAGGGAAAGCCTATCGGTGGTGTGGGAATTGCCAAAGATATTACTCAGCAAAAACAGATAGAAGCTCAACTTCGCAAAAATACCTCTACTCTTGCTGCGGCACAAAGAATTGCTCATTTGGGCAGTTGGGAACTGGATTTGTCAACGCAAAACTTAATCTGGTCACAAGAGGTTTTTCGCATATTTGGCCACCATCCTGAGTCCGGGACACCAAGTTACGACGAAATGCTTGATTGTATTCATCCGGATGATCGCAACTACCACGATGTTGTCTTACATCAAGCTATTACACAAAGACAAGCTTATGAACTAGAGTATCGTTTTTATCGCGCTGACGGCAGTTTGGGTTATTTACTATCACGAGGCGAAGTTATATTAAACACTCATGGGCAACCATACCAGTTAATCAGCACTATCTTAGACATTACTGAGCGTAAACAAACAGAAGAAAAACTACGTAACCTTTCAGATCGACTGACCTTGGCAGTCAGCTCAGCCAATCTCGGTATTTGGGACTGGGATATGATACAGGAAGCGGAATGGGATAACCGAATGTATGAACTATATGATTTGCAAGGGTTTGAGAATAAAGTAAAGTCCCAAGATTGGATAGATAGGCTCCATCCAGATGACCGAGATGAAGCAATGATGGCCTTTGAAGATGCCATCAAGGGAGTCAGAGAATTTGATACAGAATTTCGGATTGTTCTAAAAAATGGCGGTATCCGCTTTATCAAAGCCTCCGCTTTAGTTCAACGCAATGAGTGGGGTGAACCACTACGCATGGTTGGGATTAACTATGATATTACCGAGCGCAAACAAGTAGAAGCCGCCTTACGGGAAAGTGAAAAGCGCTATGCTACCTTGACAGAAGCGGCTCCCGTTGCTATTTTTCGGCTTGATACTGCTAGTAATTGTATTTACGTCAACGAACGTTGGAGTTTAATGACGGGTAAACCAACACAAGCGGCATTGCAGAAAGGATGGTTAGAAAATATCCATGAAGAAGATCGCTATCACCTGGTGGTAGATTGTTCTGGCCCCTGCGGAAAACAATGTAGTTCATTTGAAACTTGTCGGCGAGAGGTAAGATATGTACGTCCAGACGGCAGCATCACCTGGTTCTACATCCAGATAGTACCCGAAACCGACCTAAATGGAAATATCCTTGGTTATATAGGTAGCTTGACAGATATCACCGCCCGCAAAAAAATCGAGTCCGAAGTTATTCACCATCGTGATTTGCGAGAAGCAATTTTTAATGAATCAGCCGATGCTCTTTTTTTAGTAGACATAGACACGCAATTAATTTTTGATTGTAATGACCGTGCAGTTGATTTGTTTGAAGTGGACAATAAGGAAGAATTACTCAATATTCAGGGAAACACACTACAACGTTACCAATTTACTCCCGAACAATTGGGTGAAATTACCCAGGAACTAAATCAAAAATCTTGGTGGAGTCGAGAAATTGAATATGCCACTCGCAAAGGTAATTTTTTCTGGGGGAATTTAGCTGCCAAACAAATTACTGTAGCTGGTCAGGGGATTAATTTAGTACGATTGTCTGATATTAGCGATCGCAAACAAGCTGTAGAACAAATACAGCGATCGCTAGATGAAAAAGAAACCTTACTCAAAGAAATTCATCATCGGGTTAAAAACAACCTGCAAATAATCTCTAGTTTGCTCAGGATGCAATCTAGACGTTCTTTTGATGAAACAACTTTGTTGCTATTTACAGAATCCCAAAATCGTGTACAGTCGATGGCTTTGATTCACGAGCAACTTTATCAGTCAGCAGATATTAATCAAATTAACTTTAGCGACTACATCAAAAATCTGACAGATAGCTTATTTCGTTGCTATGGGGTCAGTCAAAAGAATATAATGATCAATATAGAAACAAACAGCATTAAATTGGATCTAGATAATGCTATTCCCTGCGGATTAATCATTAATGAGTTGGTGTCTAATTGCCTGAAATACGCATTTCCAGAACAAAAACAAGGCAATAAGATTATAATTTCCCTGGAAACCGTCCCAGGAAATCAATTAACTCTCTTAGTTAAAGATAACGGTATTGGCATTCCCGAAACATTAGATTGGGAAAATGCCAACTCTTTAGGCTTAAGAATTGTCAAAAACCTCGTGAGGCAAATCAAAGGCAAGATTCTTTTAGAGCGCGATCGTGGTACTACTTTCTCCATTCGCTTCCCCCAATAA
- a CDS encoding response regulator, whose product MTKILVIEDQEDIRSIIVEMLTAENFYVMDAENGQVGITMLQKEIPDLIICDIAMPKIDGYEVVTWSRENPETEAIPFIFLTAKASQNDIRQGIELGADDYLVKPFTRAELLGAITARLEKQEIINRQTQKRLNTSYSYLASTIRNDLNNPLNYVTSISEKLINDYEFMNREEILKKIKEIYNLSKNFQDINLNKR is encoded by the coding sequence ATGACAAAAATTTTAGTAATTGAAGACCAGGAAGATATTCGTAGCATTATTGTAGAAATGCTAACTGCGGAAAATTTCTATGTTATGGACGCAGAAAACGGACAAGTGGGGATTACTATGCTACAAAAAGAAATTCCCGATTTGATTATCTGTGACATTGCTATGCCTAAAATAGATGGATATGAAGTTGTTACTTGGTCACGGGAAAATCCAGAAACTGAAGCTATTCCTTTTATATTTCTTACAGCTAAAGCCTCTCAAAATGATATTCGTCAAGGTATAGAATTAGGTGCTGATGATTATCTAGTAAAGCCATTTACTAGAGCAGAATTACTGGGAGCAATAACAGCTAGATTAGAGAAACAAGAAATAATTAATAGACAAACACAAAAAAGACTCAACACATCTTATAGTTATCTGGCATCGACAATTAGAAATGATTTAAATAATCCTCTTAACTACGTTACATCGATATCAGAGAAACTCATCAATGACTATGAATTTATGAATCGAGAAGAAATCTTAAAAAAGATCAAAGAAATTTATAATTTAAGCAAAAATTTTCAGGATATAAATCTGAATAAGCGATAA